A genomic region of Christiangramia sp. OXR-203 contains the following coding sequences:
- a CDS encoding LysE family translocator translates to MLQDVLAALPLGFFLAFLFGPVFFVLLETAAIKGFRAAIALDFGVIFADCVFITIAYFSTTKLLESLKDDPALFIFGGMILATYGLMTFVQSKKSLQTDDKTPEIRKLGKSAYFSLFVKGFLLNFINIGVLGFWLGVIIVFGPKLDMQVDRIGIFISTVLITYLIVDVAKILLAKKLNRKLTPNRIYIMKKFISCVLVIFGVVLIFQGLFPDQVDEIKDQIEEITPSDSLIGDLDFTKTND, encoded by the coding sequence ATGTTACAGGACGTTTTAGCTGCCTTACCCTTAGGTTTTTTTCTGGCATTTCTATTTGGACCGGTTTTTTTTGTATTACTGGAAACCGCTGCTATAAAAGGGTTTAGAGCTGCTATTGCATTGGATTTTGGGGTTATCTTCGCTGACTGTGTTTTTATAACCATCGCTTATTTTAGTACAACGAAGCTACTGGAAAGTCTTAAAGATGATCCCGCTCTATTCATTTTTGGGGGTATGATCCTCGCTACCTATGGCTTAATGACATTTGTGCAATCTAAGAAATCTCTGCAAACAGATGATAAGACCCCTGAAATTAGAAAGCTAGGTAAAAGTGCCTATTTTAGCTTGTTCGTTAAAGGATTTCTACTGAATTTCATCAATATTGGCGTGCTTGGTTTCTGGCTGGGAGTGATCATTGTTTTTGGTCCCAAACTGGATATGCAAGTGGATAGAATAGGAATATTCATTTCTACAGTTCTTATTACATACCTGATTGTAGATGTGGCCAAGATTTTACTGGCAAAAAAATTAAACCGAAAGTTGACACCTAACCGAATCTATATTATGAAAAAGTTCATTAGTTGCGTACTGGTGATCTTCGGGGTGGTACTGATTTTTCAGGGACTCTTTCCAGACCAGGTAGACGAGATCAAAGACCAGATAGAAGAAATTACACCAAGTGATTCTTTGATCGGTGATCTGGATTTTACGAAAACAAATGATTGA
- a CDS encoding S41 family peptidase gives MKKNFKKLILLPVLLAGIFIGTVSFKSDFFEIAKQIEIFTTLFKEINMNYVDETNPAQLMDSAIKSMLTDLDPYTNYWNEQDVEAARINNSGEYTGIGAAVKNGATGITIVEAYKDYPADKAGLKAGDLITKIGDIRVSDFKEDAGELLNGASETAVEITFVRQGKEQKTSLKRESVDLSAVPFYKLLEDNTGYIVLSRFNAKASTEVSRALKELKNQGAEKIILDLRGNPGGLLSEAINVSNIFVPANELIVTTRSAIEKYNKDYYTQREPIDTKIPLVVLVNGRSASASEIVAGAMQDLDRGVIVGARSFGKGLVQRPRELAYGTQLKITISRYYTPSGRCIQALDYRRRDENGRAVRTKVEDYNEFNTRNGRKVYDGGGILPDVKLETSEFSDITQALLLQDAIFNYATEYYYSHKVEDLKDFDFNDADFQEFKVYLRGSDFDYVTATEKELEELIATSEEENLELKFEASGIRSQLEQHEKQELELRKPEIISLLKDEIIKRYFYKEGLYEYYTVNNPEIAKAREILNSENKYAEILK, from the coding sequence ATGAAAAAGAACTTTAAGAAACTTATCCTTTTACCTGTTCTTCTTGCAGGAATTTTCATAGGAACTGTAAGTTTTAAATCAGATTTTTTCGAGATCGCTAAGCAGATAGAGATCTTCACAACGCTTTTCAAGGAGATCAACATGAATTATGTTGACGAAACAAATCCTGCACAATTGATGGATTCTGCGATAAAATCAATGCTTACAGATCTAGATCCATATACTAATTACTGGAATGAGCAGGATGTGGAGGCAGCGAGGATCAATAATTCTGGCGAATATACTGGGATTGGCGCTGCGGTTAAAAATGGAGCTACTGGAATTACTATTGTGGAAGCCTATAAGGATTATCCTGCAGATAAAGCGGGTTTAAAAGCCGGAGATCTCATTACTAAGATTGGTGATATACGAGTTTCAGATTTTAAGGAAGATGCAGGAGAGCTGCTTAATGGCGCTTCTGAAACTGCCGTGGAAATTACTTTTGTAAGACAGGGAAAGGAACAGAAAACTTCATTAAAACGGGAATCTGTAGACCTTAGCGCAGTGCCATTCTACAAATTACTCGAAGATAATACTGGTTATATCGTTCTATCCAGGTTTAATGCCAAAGCTTCAACCGAAGTATCCAGAGCTTTAAAAGAACTAAAAAATCAGGGCGCTGAAAAGATCATTCTTGATCTAAGAGGAAACCCGGGAGGATTACTCAGTGAAGCGATTAATGTGAGTAATATTTTTGTTCCTGCAAATGAATTGATCGTTACCACACGATCTGCAATTGAAAAGTATAATAAGGATTATTATACGCAGAGAGAACCTATAGATACTAAAATACCTTTGGTCGTGCTGGTAAACGGGCGTAGCGCCTCTGCTAGCGAGATAGTAGCCGGAGCAATGCAGGATCTGGATAGAGGAGTGATCGTTGGAGCAAGATCCTTTGGAAAAGGGTTGGTACAAAGACCACGGGAATTAGCCTATGGAACTCAGCTTAAAATTACCATTTCCAGGTATTACACTCCGAGTGGAAGATGTATACAGGCGCTGGATTATCGTCGCCGGGATGAAAATGGCAGAGCAGTTAGAACCAAAGTTGAAGACTATAATGAATTTAATACCCGTAATGGGCGTAAGGTGTATGATGGTGGAGGAATTTTACCAGATGTAAAATTAGAAACTTCCGAATTTAGTGATATCACGCAGGCATTATTACTACAGGATGCGATCTTTAATTATGCTACGGAATATTATTACTCACACAAGGTAGAAGATCTAAAGGATTTTGATTTCAACGATGCAGATTTTCAGGAATTCAAAGTATACCTGAGAGGATCTGATTTTGATTATGTAACTGCTACGGAAAAGGAACTGGAAGAATTAATTGCTACCTCTGAAGAAGAAAATCTGGAATTGAAATTTGAAGCTTCAGGAATAAGGTCACAACTGGAGCAACATGAAAAACAGGAACTGGAACTCAGAAAACCTGAGATAATCAGCCTTCTTAAAGATGAGATCATCAAGAGATATTTCTATAAAGAAGGCCTGTATGAATATTATACGGTAAACAATCCAGAGATCGCTAAGGCCAGAGAGATCCTGAATAGTGAAAATAAATATGCTGAGATCCTGAAGTAA
- a CDS encoding putative signal transducing protein — protein sequence MKDYVCLATFTYPHETLILRSRFKDENIMHYFQNETLVGLIPFSSSAFGGIKLMVHPQDVSKAKEILDSFNDKSSSLRIV from the coding sequence ATGAAAGACTACGTTTGCCTGGCAACTTTTACATATCCGCACGAGACTTTAATTCTAAGATCCAGATTTAAGGATGAAAATATCATGCATTATTTTCAAAATGAAACACTCGTAGGTTTAATTCCGTTTAGTTCTTCTGCTTTTGGAGGAATCAAACTTATGGTGCATCCACAAGATGTCTCAAAAGCAAAAGAGATCCTTGACTCCTTCAATGACAAATCTTCTTCTCTACGCATCGTATAG
- a CDS encoding YtxH domain-containing protein: MASTGNTLLALITGAAIGAGVGLLYAPDSGDKTRKKLRDDAQNAQDRLNKKYNETSSNLSEKAKKARTDFEARLEETLSSASHKADDILSAMESKLEELRKQNSKLQKDKPGTSSGSGNTPNKAVV, from the coding sequence ATGGCAAGTACAGGAAATACATTATTAGCATTAATTACCGGAGCAGCAATTGGAGCTGGTGTTGGTTTACTTTATGCCCCAGATAGCGGAGATAAAACTCGCAAGAAACTTAGGGATGATGCTCAGAACGCACAGGACAGACTGAATAAGAAATATAACGAAACTTCTTCTAATCTTTCTGAAAAGGCTAAAAAAGCAAGAACAGATTTCGAAGCAAGACTGGAAGAGACTTTGTCGTCAGCAAGTCACAAAGCAGATGATATTCTATCTGCAATGGAGTCTAAATTAGAGGAACTTAGAAAGCAAAATTCTAAATTGCAGAAAGATAAGCCTGGAACCTCCTCTGGATCTGGAAACACTCCAAATAAAGCGGTAGTATAA
- a CDS encoding ZIP family metal transporter, whose translation MDDLYKIILYSAFSGITVLVGGLLSKYFGSNPDKSNRKKEITHFITAFGGGILMGAVALVLIPRGMEDLDLPVLLLGFIAGALIVFLIDRKLERSGSTLSQLLAMLLDFIPEAIALGAIFATDPNTGTLLAAFIGLQNLPESFNSYQDLIRSGMKSKKALGILFALSFSGVIGALLGYEFLTNLPEVTAFLMVFAGGGILYLIFQDIAPNVKLKRAWIPALGANLGFLIGMIGEKLIQ comes from the coding sequence ATGGATGACCTGTATAAAATCATATTATACTCAGCATTTTCGGGAATTACGGTATTAGTAGGAGGTTTGCTTTCCAAATACTTCGGAAGCAATCCAGATAAGTCCAATCGAAAGAAAGAAATAACCCATTTCATTACGGCTTTTGGAGGAGGTATTCTTATGGGTGCCGTTGCATTGGTATTGATACCAAGAGGAATGGAAGATCTGGATCTCCCCGTTTTACTCTTAGGATTTATAGCCGGTGCCCTGATTGTGTTTTTAATAGACCGGAAACTAGAAAGATCTGGAAGCACTTTATCGCAATTACTGGCGATGCTATTAGATTTTATTCCTGAAGCGATAGCATTAGGTGCAATATTCGCGACAGATCCTAACACTGGTACACTACTGGCCGCATTCATAGGTTTACAGAACTTACCTGAATCTTTCAATTCTTACCAGGATCTAATTAGATCTGGAATGAAATCGAAAAAAGCACTAGGAATACTATTTGCATTGAGCTTTAGCGGAGTTATAGGTGCGCTGCTCGGTTATGAATTTCTAACGAACCTACCTGAAGTCACGGCCTTCCTGATGGTATTTGCTGGTGGTGGAATATTATATCTCATATTTCAGGATATCGCCCCAAATGTAAAGCTGAAACGGGCATGGATACCTGCTTTAGGTGCTAATCTTGGTTTTTTGATAGGTATGATTGGAGAAAAATTAATTCAATAA
- a CDS encoding SPFH domain-containing protein, translating into MINFVLIPILAIFLLLLIFSGIFVVRQQTSAVVERFGKFTSIRNSGLQLKVPLIDQVAGRINLKVQQLDVLVETKTKDNVFVKLKISVQFQVRKDNVYDAFYKLESPHDQITAYVFDVVRAEVPKMKLDDVFERKDDIAIAVNRELNEAMQSYGYDIIKTLVTDIDPDVQVKAAMNRINAAEREKVAAEYDAEADRIKIVAKARAEAESKRLQGQGIADQRREIARGLEESVDVLNNVGINSQEASALIVVTQHYDTLQAIGEETNSNLILLPNSPQAGSEMLNNMVASFTASNQIGEAMKEQNKKRIEEQKRNNENQA; encoded by the coding sequence ATGATAAATTTTGTCTTAATACCCATACTCGCCATTTTCCTGTTGCTTCTTATCTTCTCCGGAATCTTTGTAGTTCGGCAGCAGACTTCAGCAGTAGTAGAGCGCTTCGGAAAGTTTACCAGTATCCGGAATTCTGGATTACAATTAAAAGTTCCTCTCATTGATCAGGTAGCAGGAAGAATTAACCTAAAAGTTCAGCAGCTGGATGTTCTGGTGGAAACTAAAACCAAGGATAATGTATTCGTAAAGCTGAAGATATCTGTACAATTTCAGGTTAGAAAAGATAACGTGTATGATGCCTTCTACAAGCTTGAAAGTCCGCATGATCAGATAACAGCCTATGTATTCGACGTTGTGCGCGCAGAGGTACCTAAAATGAAGCTGGACGATGTTTTTGAGCGTAAAGATGACATAGCCATTGCTGTAAACCGTGAATTGAACGAAGCGATGCAGTCTTATGGATATGATATCATCAAAACCCTGGTTACAGATATAGATCCTGATGTACAGGTGAAAGCTGCCATGAACAGGATAAATGCTGCAGAAAGAGAAAAGGTTGCAGCAGAATATGATGCTGAAGCAGATCGTATAAAAATCGTTGCAAAAGCCCGGGCAGAAGCTGAAAGTAAGCGCTTACAGGGACAGGGAATTGCCGATCAGCGAAGAGAAATCGCACGCGGACTGGAAGAAAGCGTGGATGTTTTGAACAATGTAGGTATCAATTCTCAGGAAGCGTCTGCCCTTATTGTGGTTACACAACACTATGATACCTTACAGGCCATTGGTGAAGAAACGAATTCAAATCTTATTCTCTTACCTAATTCTCCACAGGCAGGTAGTGAAATGCTGAACAATATGGTTGCGTCCTTTACCGCTTCCAACCAAATTGGGGAGGCGATGAAAGAACAGAACAAAAAAAGAATAGAAGAGCAAAAGAGGAATAACGAAAATCAAGCATAA
- a CDS encoding glutamine--tRNA ligase/YqeY domain fusion protein → MAEAKKSLNFIEQIIEEDLNSNYSREELKFRFPPEPNGYLHIGHASSICLNFGLGEKYNAPVNLRFDDTNPAKEEQEYVDAIKRDIEWLGFKWAEECYASDYFQKLYDWAVEMIKNGDAYVDSQTSEEIAEQKGTPTEPGKESPYRNRSVEENLELFEQMKNGDTPERGHVLRAKIDMTSSNMLMRDPIMYRCLHKDHHRTADNWKIYPMYDWAHGQSDFIEHVSHSFCTLEFLPHRELYNWFLDKVSKQGEFEPKQREFARRNLSHTIVSKRKLLQLVEKGFVDSWDDPRMPTISGLRRRGYTAGAIRKFADSIGVGKRENMIDVSHLEFCAREDLNKIAPRVMGVLDPVKLVITNYPEGEEEWLEAENNPEDETAGSREIPFSRELFIEREDFKESANRKFFRLTLGKEVRLKNAYIIKGEEVVKDAEGNITEIHVTYDPKSKSGSGSEESLRKVKGTLHWVSVKHAVEAEVRLYDRLFTEEAPDGHKEKDYLEFVNPESLKVVTGYLEPGLKEAKPEDKVQFQRIGYFCVDKDSTSEKPVFNRTVTLRDSWAKIKS, encoded by the coding sequence ATGGCAGAAGCTAAAAAGTCCCTCAATTTCATTGAGCAGATCATAGAAGAAGATCTTAATTCTAATTATTCAAGAGAAGAACTTAAATTCAGGTTTCCTCCTGAACCTAATGGGTATTTGCATATTGGTCACGCATCCTCGATTTGTTTAAATTTTGGATTGGGTGAAAAATATAATGCACCTGTAAATTTAAGATTTGATGATACGAATCCTGCAAAAGAAGAGCAGGAGTATGTAGATGCTATCAAAAGAGATATCGAGTGGTTAGGTTTCAAATGGGCTGAGGAATGTTATGCTTCAGATTATTTCCAGAAACTTTATGACTGGGCGGTAGAAATGATTAAAAATGGAGATGCTTATGTAGATAGCCAGACTTCAGAAGAAATAGCAGAGCAGAAGGGAACACCTACTGAACCTGGAAAGGAAAGTCCGTATAGAAACCGTTCAGTAGAAGAAAACCTGGAGCTTTTTGAGCAGATGAAGAATGGTGATACTCCTGAAAGAGGGCACGTTCTTCGTGCAAAAATCGATATGACGTCTTCTAACATGCTAATGCGTGACCCGATCATGTACCGTTGTTTGCATAAGGATCACCACCGAACTGCAGATAACTGGAAGATCTATCCAATGTACGATTGGGCGCATGGACAGTCAGATTTTATTGAGCATGTTTCTCATTCGTTTTGTACTCTTGAATTTTTACCACATAGAGAATTATATAACTGGTTTCTTGACAAAGTCAGCAAACAAGGTGAATTTGAGCCAAAACAGCGAGAATTTGCACGTAGAAACCTGAGTCATACCATTGTAAGTAAACGTAAATTATTACAACTTGTAGAAAAAGGTTTTGTAGACAGCTGGGATGACCCCAGAATGCCTACGATCTCGGGATTGCGAAGAAGAGGCTATACCGCTGGTGCTATTCGAAAGTTTGCCGATTCAATTGGTGTTGGGAAGCGTGAGAATATGATCGATGTTTCACACCTTGAATTCTGTGCCAGAGAAGATCTAAATAAAATAGCTCCAAGGGTTATGGGTGTTCTTGATCCTGTTAAACTGGTAATTACGAACTATCCTGAAGGAGAAGAAGAATGGCTGGAAGCTGAAAATAATCCTGAAGATGAAACTGCCGGGAGCAGAGAAATTCCATTTTCACGCGAACTATTCATTGAAAGAGAAGATTTCAAAGAAAGTGCAAACCGTAAGTTTTTCAGGTTGACACTAGGAAAAGAAGTACGCCTTAAAAATGCATATATTATTAAAGGCGAGGAGGTTGTAAAGGATGCTGAAGGTAATATTACTGAAATTCATGTTACTTACGATCCTAAAAGTAAAAGTGGAAGTGGTTCTGAAGAATCCCTTCGGAAGGTGAAAGGCACATTACACTGGGTTTCTGTAAAACATGCTGTTGAGGCTGAAGTTAGACTTTATGACAGATTATTTACTGAAGAAGCACCAGATGGACATAAGGAAAAAGATTATCTTGAGTTTGTAAATCCCGAATCACTAAAAGTAGTGACTGGTTATCTTGAGCCAGGCCTTAAGGAGGCAAAACCTGAAGATAAGGTACAGTTCCAGAGAATAGGATATTTTTGCGTAGATAAAGATTCCACGAGTGAAAAACCTGTTTTCAATCGAACCGTCACTTTGCGCGATTCCTGGGCTAAAATTAAGTCTTAA
- the folB gene encoding dihydroneopterin aldolase has protein sequence MGVITLKNIRTFAYHGCLDEESKIGSEYQVDLKVSGDLSHSAKTDELKDTIDYVHLNHIVKQEMAIRSKLLETVADRILTRVLSELIMVQQAEVEVSKINPPIGGNVAMVTVSMQKSR, from the coding sequence TTGGGAGTAATCACACTTAAGAATATAAGAACTTTCGCCTATCATGGATGTCTTGATGAAGAAAGTAAAATTGGAAGCGAATACCAGGTAGATCTTAAAGTTTCCGGGGATCTATCTCATTCTGCAAAGACAGATGAACTTAAAGATACCATAGATTATGTGCATCTAAATCACATAGTTAAGCAGGAAATGGCCATCAGATCTAAATTATTGGAAACGGTTGCTGATAGAATCTTAACCCGTGTTCTTAGCGAACTTATTATGGTTCAGCAGGCTGAAGTCGAAGTTTCCAAGATCAACCCACCCATTGGAGGTAATGTTGCCATGGTTACTGTGAGCATGCAGAAATCAAGGTAG
- the rnr gene encoding ribonuclease R has product MKKQNKNKPKGQGNLTRSIIDILRKNSGKTYNYKQIASILGVSDASSRNQIIKKLAQLTAKKEIEEVERGKFKIEGSKNYHTAVLDLTTKGYGYAIVDGFDDDIFIANKDLKSAFDGDTVEIYIYNRRRNKKSEGEVVNITKRKRTEFVGTLQKRKDFGFVVVDDKSMYTDFFVSANKMNGAEDGDKVVIQFEEWPDKADSPFATITRVLGTPGEHNTEIHSILAQYGLPHDFPEEVEEYANKIDTTINEDEIAKRRDMRDILTFTIDPKDAKDFDDALSFRKLENGNYEIGIHIADVSHYLQPGTILDDEAYERATSVYLVDRVVPMLPEILSNNACSLRPNEEKFTFSAVFEINDKLDVKDQWFGRTVTYSDERFAYEEAQHIIETNAGSIPKDISIREDAYSVSGEVVDAISTLDRLAKKMRSRRMRNGAISFDKVEVKFNLNEENEPVGVFFKTAKDANKLIEEFMLLANRKVAEFIGKQKPKKTFVYRCHDEPNEEKLASLQSIVGRFGHKLNLTDRNSTTSSLNKLLEDVQGKKEQNMVDTLAIRTMSKAYYGTDNIGHYGLAFDHYTHFTSPIRRYPDVMVHRLLQHYLDGHKSASEEEYEDKCNHSSDREYLATSAERDSIKFMQVKFMMDHQDEEFLGVISGVTDWGIFVEIVENKCEGMIRLRDMNDDHYEYDADEFAVTGKRTGKTFTLGDEVYVTVKNADLVKRHLDFTLLGSRADVEAN; this is encoded by the coding sequence ATGAAGAAACAGAACAAGAATAAGCCCAAAGGACAGGGCAACCTTACCCGAAGCATTATAGATATCCTTAGAAAGAATTCGGGAAAAACATATAATTACAAACAAATTGCTTCTATACTAGGTGTTAGCGATGCCAGTAGCAGAAACCAGATCATTAAAAAACTAGCTCAACTCACTGCCAAAAAGGAAATTGAAGAAGTTGAACGAGGTAAATTTAAGATCGAAGGTTCAAAAAATTATCATACTGCCGTACTTGATCTAACCACCAAAGGTTATGGATATGCGATTGTTGATGGATTTGATGATGATATCTTTATTGCAAATAAAGATTTAAAGTCAGCTTTTGATGGTGATACAGTAGAGATCTACATTTACAATCGCCGTCGTAATAAGAAAAGTGAAGGTGAAGTTGTAAATATCACCAAGCGTAAGCGAACAGAATTTGTTGGAACACTTCAGAAAAGGAAAGATTTTGGATTTGTGGTAGTGGATGATAAATCCATGTACACAGATTTCTTTGTTTCGGCTAATAAAATGAATGGTGCTGAAGATGGAGACAAAGTAGTAATCCAGTTCGAAGAGTGGCCAGATAAGGCAGACTCACCTTTTGCTACGATCACTAGAGTACTTGGTACACCTGGAGAACATAATACAGAAATTCATTCCATACTTGCACAGTATGGTCTTCCTCATGATTTTCCTGAAGAGGTGGAGGAATACGCTAATAAGATAGATACTACTATCAACGAAGATGAGATCGCTAAAAGAAGGGATATGCGTGATATCCTAACTTTTACGATAGATCCTAAAGATGCAAAGGATTTTGATGATGCTCTAAGCTTCAGAAAACTTGAAAATGGTAATTACGAGATAGGAATTCATATTGCAGATGTATCGCACTACCTGCAACCTGGAACTATTCTAGACGATGAGGCTTACGAACGTGCAACATCAGTCTACCTGGTGGATCGCGTGGTGCCTATGCTTCCTGAAATTCTTTCGAACAATGCCTGTTCATTAAGACCAAATGAGGAAAAATTTACTTTCTCTGCAGTCTTTGAAATTAACGATAAGCTTGATGTAAAAGATCAGTGGTTTGGAAGAACTGTGACTTATTCAGACGAGCGTTTTGCTTATGAAGAGGCTCAGCATATTATTGAAACGAATGCTGGTAGTATTCCAAAAGATATTTCAATTCGCGAAGATGCTTATTCAGTTAGCGGTGAAGTAGTGGATGCTATTTCCACGCTGGACAGACTTGCTAAAAAGATGAGAAGTCGTCGTATGCGAAATGGTGCAATTTCTTTTGACAAGGTAGAAGTGAAATTCAACCTTAACGAAGAAAATGAACCGGTGGGAGTTTTCTTTAAAACTGCTAAAGATGCGAATAAACTTATCGAGGAATTCATGTTACTCGCTAACCGAAAAGTGGCTGAATTTATTGGTAAACAAAAGCCGAAAAAGACTTTTGTGTATAGATGTCATGATGAACCTAATGAAGAAAAACTTGCTTCTCTACAAAGCATCGTTGGTAGATTTGGACACAAACTGAATCTCACAGACCGTAATTCCACAACCAGTTCTTTAAATAAACTTCTGGAAGATGTGCAGGGTAAAAAAGAACAGAACATGGTGGATACATTGGCAATTCGTACCATGAGTAAGGCCTATTATGGCACAGATAATATTGGACATTATGGTTTAGCCTTTGATCACTATACTCATTTTACTTCTCCTATTCGAAGGTATCCGGATGTTATGGTGCATAGATTGCTTCAACATTACCTGGATGGTCATAAATCTGCCAGCGAAGAAGAGTACGAAGACAAATGTAACCATAGTAGTGATCGTGAGTATCTGGCTACCAGCGCTGAACGGGATTCTATTAAGTTCATGCAGGTGAAATTTATGATGGATCACCAGGATGAAGAATTTCTGGGAGTAATTTCCGGAGTTACAGACTGGGGAATCTTCGTGGAGATCGTCGAAAATAAGTGTGAAGGAATGATCAGGTTACGGGATATGAACGATGATCATTATGAGTATGATGCAGATGAGTTCGCCGTAACTGGTAAGCGTACCGGTAAAACTTTCACTTTAGGTGATGAGGTATACGTCACAGTTAAGAATGCAGATCTAGTGAAACGTCATTTAGATTTCACATTATTGGGTAGCAGAGCAGATGTAGAAGCAAATTAG
- the rpiB gene encoding ribose 5-phosphate isomerase B has protein sequence MKISIGNDHAGTGYKQMIQTALEKKGHKLTNYGTNEEDSVDYPDFVHPVANDVENENADLGIIICGSGNGANMTANKHQGVRSALCWTVEIAKLAREHNNANILSIPSRFVSEELATEMVEAFLNTKFEGGRHQRRIDKIPATK, from the coding sequence ATGAAAATATCGATAGGAAACGACCATGCAGGTACTGGTTATAAACAAATGATCCAAACTGCCCTGGAAAAAAAAGGGCATAAGCTTACCAATTATGGAACAAATGAAGAGGATAGTGTAGACTACCCAGATTTTGTTCATCCAGTAGCAAATGATGTGGAAAATGAAAATGCAGATCTTGGTATCATAATATGTGGTAGTGGAAATGGTGCTAACATGACTGCAAACAAACATCAGGGTGTGCGCTCTGCTTTATGCTGGACCGTTGAGATAGCGAAGCTTGCGCGGGAACACAACAATGCGAATATTCTTAGTATTCCTTCCCGTTTTGTTTCTGAAGAGCTTGCAACAGAGATGGTGGAAGCATTCCTTAATACGAAATTCGAAGGTGGCCGTCATCAACGAAGAATAGACAAGATTCCGGCAACTAAATAA
- a CDS encoding phage holin family protein, giving the protein MAFEKLTNNVDDLNHNIQAFLHSNAEYYKLKAFKQGMKGATSLVRFLIMGFLLSIAGIMLSFAIAIIISQAIGVPSSGYFIVGGFYLIVGILIFIFGKEPIEKLILQKFSKAVFNDKND; this is encoded by the coding sequence ATGGCATTTGAAAAACTTACTAACAACGTAGACGACTTAAATCATAATATACAGGCATTTTTACATAGTAATGCTGAGTATTATAAACTTAAAGCCTTTAAACAGGGAATGAAAGGAGCAACATCGCTCGTTCGCTTCCTCATAATGGGTTTTTTGCTAAGCATTGCTGGGATCATGTTATCCTTTGCTATTGCGATTATTATAAGTCAGGCAATTGGTGTACCCAGCTCCGGTTATTTTATCGTAGGTGGTTTTTACCTTATCGTTGGGATATTGATTTTTATTTTTGGAAAAGAACCAATAGAAAAATTGATACTTCAGAAGTTTTCAAAGGCAGTTTTTAATGATAAAAATGATTAA
- a CDS encoding GNAT family N-acetyltransferase yields the protein MELNIEIKKFSELSLAELYAILQLRCEVFVVEQDCVYQDIDGKDAEALHVLGFKNGKIVAYTRCFAPGYYFPQAAIGRVIVKESERKYGYGHQIMKASASAILENYKTSNIKLSAQQYLIKFYESHGYKSIGEGYLEDGIPHIAMIKD from the coding sequence ATGGAATTGAATATTGAAATTAAAAAGTTCAGCGAACTGAGTCTCGCTGAACTTTACGCTATTTTACAACTACGTTGTGAAGTTTTTGTCGTGGAACAGGATTGTGTATACCAGGATATTGATGGTAAGGATGCTGAAGCTTTACATGTTCTGGGTTTTAAAAACGGGAAGATCGTAGCTTATACTCGATGTTTTGCACCTGGATATTACTTTCCTCAAGCTGCTATTGGTCGTGTGATCGTAAAGGAATCTGAAAGAAAATATGGCTATGGACACCAGATTATGAAAGCTTCTGCCTCTGCTATTCTTGAAAACTACAAAACTTCAAATATTAAACTTTCTGCGCAGCAATATTTAATCAAATTTTACGAATCTCATGGTTATAAAAGTATAGGCGAAGGTTACCTTGAAGATGGTATCCCACATATTGCTATGATCAAAGATTAG
- a CDS encoding DUF6327 family protein, protein MRVYSSFKDIDKDLKILKLQTEIDKEEIRLSMDHTKQQMTPMSLLGSGVGSIVHKILSIRAVSKIMGIKRTDMDHNL, encoded by the coding sequence ATGAGAGTTTATTCATCCTTTAAAGATATAGACAAAGATCTTAAGATTCTGAAATTACAAACAGAGATCGATAAAGAGGAGATTCGCCTTAGTATGGATCACACTAAACAACAAATGACACCAATGTCACTGCTGGGAAGTGGTGTGGGTTCGATAGTTCATAAAATTTTATCTATACGTGCGGTTTCCAAGATTATGGGTATTAAAAGAACCGATATGGATCATAATCTTTAA